The following coding sequences are from one Haliotis asinina isolate JCU_RB_2024 chromosome 3, JCU_Hal_asi_v2, whole genome shotgun sequence window:
- the LOC137278062 gene encoding agmatinase, mitochondrial-like — protein sequence MMFQRILLSAGRLLSGTVKQFPTPRAFCTTERTAAFNQPLSPDVLPRPAGVCTMMRLPSQETTKGLDVGFIGVPFDLGVGYRNGARMGPRFVRVESAYLKSLNASTGAAPFESLQVADVGDVRLNQYNAVTACEDIRRYYSNIECTPLTIGGDHTITYPILQALKEKHGPMGLIQLDAHTDTVDNIAGDTICHSTPFRRAVEDGCILPEKTVQIGIRGGGYSMDYVQWGIDQGFRVVRAEECWHKSLTPLMEEIRAMMGDIPVYVTFDIDALDPSYAPGTGALEIGGLTPIQALEVIRGCKGLNVVGGDVVEVSPPYDNGSMTSMAAAHFLFEMLCILPGVKYYPL from the exons ATGTTTCAGAGAATTTTGTTGTCAGCTGGTCGACTTCTGTCAGGTACGGTCAAGCAATTCCCGACACCGCGGGCATTCTGTACCACCGAAAGGACAGCCGCGTTCAATCAACCCCTGTCCCCTGATGTTCTGCCCCGACCAGCAGGTGTTTGTACGATGATGAGACTTCCGTCACAGGAAACAACTAAGG GTTTAGATGTAGGTTTCATTGGTGTCCCATTTGATCTGGGTGTTGGGTACCGGAATGGTGCCAGGATGGGGCCGAGGTTTGTGAGAGTAGAATCAGCATACCTTAAATCACTCAATGCAAGTACAG GCGCTGCCCCGTTCGAGTCTCTGCAAGTAGCAGACGTCGGTGACGTCAGACTGAACCAGTACAATGCGGTTACGGCATGCGAAGATATCCGAAGATATTACTCCAACATAGAGTGTACACCGCTGACGATAGGTGGCGATCACACTATCACATACCCTATACTACAGGCCTTGAAG gAGAAGCATGGACCTATGGGCCTGATCCAGCTTGACGCCCATACAGACACAGTGGACAATATAGCCGGGGACACTATCTGCCACTCCACACCCTTCAGACGTGCCGTGGAGGACGGCTGCATCCTACCCGAAAAGACGGTGCAGATTGGTATCCGTGGAGGCGGGTACTCAATGGACTACGTACAGTGGGGCATTGATCAG GGTTTCCGTGTGGTTCGCGCGGAGGAATGTTGGCACAAGTCTCTTACACCTCTCATGGAAGAAATAAGAGCCATGATGGGAGATATACCTGTATATGTGACCTTTGATATCGATGCCCTTGACCCTTCGTATGCTCCTGGAACAG GTGCGTTGGAAATCGGTGGACTGACGCCGATACAAGCTTTGGAGGTGATCCGGGGCTGCAAAGGCCTGAACGTCGTCGGCGGTGACGTTGTGGAG GTGTCGCCGCCTTATGACAACGGCAGTATGACGTCAATGGCCGCAGCTCACTTCTTGTTTGAGATGCTATGTATTCTTCCCGGTGTCAAATATTACCCGCTATGA